A window of Gasterosteus aculeatus chromosome 9, fGasAcu3.hap1.1, whole genome shotgun sequence contains these coding sequences:
- the LOC120825619 gene encoding uncharacterized protein LOC120825619 isoform X2, protein MIRATLTKLLILVILAVIICLPEFFTLDRVPKVNFLCVPYRPCERGARRLENGAKWKSGDAEVRRKDCEPASSNTWERDCTQEDPEPDPGRGGEDPERNWFLCEADTDMAELRRNTSPSAVETYAEVSVELRLRAAETLNLTFYEGTDRGSLHLHPPGEEEEEEDEEGRDERGPWTAFYCCLPLPPAAAESANPRRCLLRLANRTAATATVQEKPAWKVTQRVHSGFISFPSALLLLTATGGEWSWVFWLALLCVVILTIVTIVLGQIYWRRRSCRHAPGDLSPLAYTVNGQQVNDAGRHMEIIAPKGMIFHSYGSRPRAGLSPIEEVASQDDIETLLDGNDDHCYTANLHHRAHPFASPMEEQTC, encoded by the exons ATGATAAGAGCAACTCTGACTAAACTCCTCATCCTCGTGATCCTCGCCGTCATCATCTGCCTGCCAGAATTCTTCACACTGGACAGAG TGCCAAAGGTGAACTTCCTCTGCGTGCCCTACCGGCCCTGTGAACGAGGGGCTCGGCGCCTGGAGAACGGGGCAAAATGGAAAAGTGGCGACGCTGAAGTCCGGAGGAAGGACTGTGAGCCTGCGTCGAGTAACACGTGGGAGCGGGACTGCACACAGGAGGATCCTGAGCCGGACCCCGGGAGGGGCGGCGAAGACCCGGAGAGGAACTGGTTCCTGTGCGAAGCGGATACGGACATGGCAGAATTGCGCAGAAACACGTCACCTTCAG CTGTGGAGACGTACGCCGAGGTGTCGGTGGAGCTTCGCCTCAGAGCCGCAGAGACCCTCAATCTCACCTTCTACGAAGGCACCGATCGCGGCTCCCTACACCTCCACCCAcccggggaggaggaagaggaggaggacgaggaggggagggacgaGCGAGGGCCGTGGACGGCGTTTTACTGTTGCCTCCCGCtcccgcccgccgccgccgagtcGGCCAATCCGAGACGCTGTCTCCTTCGGCTCGCCAACAGAACGGCTGCGACGGCAACAGTGCAGGAGAAGCCGGCGTGGAAGGTCACACAGAGAG TCCACAGCGGATTCATTTCGTTTCCCTCAGCTCTTCTTCTCTTGACTGCAACCGGAG GTGAGTGGAGCTGGGTGTTCTGGCTGGCTCTGCTGTGCGTGGTCATTCTGACGATCGTCACAATCGTGCTCGGACAAATCTACTGGAGGAGGCGCTCCTGCA GGCACGCACCCGGCGACTTGAGCCCTCTTGCTTACACTGTCAATGGCCAGCAGGTGAACG ATGCTGGGAGGCACATGGAGATCATCGCTCCCAAAG GGATGATCTTTCACTCTTACGGATCCCGACCTCGAGCAG GACTTTCCCCGATTGAAGAAGTTGCCTCTCAAG
- the LOC120825619 gene encoding uncharacterized protein LOC120825619 isoform X3, translating into MIRATLTKLLILVILAVIICLPEFFTLDRVPKVNFLCVPYRPCERGARRLENGAKWKSGDAEVRRKDCEPASSNTWERDCTQEDPEPDPGRGGEDPERNWFLCEADTDMAELRRNTSPSAVETYAEVSVELRLRAAETLNLTFYEGTDRGSLHLHPPGEEEEEEDEEGRDERGPWTAFYCCLPLPPAAAESANPRRCLLRLANRTAATATVQEKPAWKVTQRGEWSWVFWLALLCVVILTIVTIVLGQIYWRRRSCKGHAPGDLSPLAYTVNGQQVNDAGRHMEIIAPKGMIFHSYGSRPRAGLSPIEEVASQDDIETLLDGNDDHCYTANLHHRAHPFASPMEEQTC; encoded by the exons ATGATAAGAGCAACTCTGACTAAACTCCTCATCCTCGTGATCCTCGCCGTCATCATCTGCCTGCCAGAATTCTTCACACTGGACAGAG TGCCAAAGGTGAACTTCCTCTGCGTGCCCTACCGGCCCTGTGAACGAGGGGCTCGGCGCCTGGAGAACGGGGCAAAATGGAAAAGTGGCGACGCTGAAGTCCGGAGGAAGGACTGTGAGCCTGCGTCGAGTAACACGTGGGAGCGGGACTGCACACAGGAGGATCCTGAGCCGGACCCCGGGAGGGGCGGCGAAGACCCGGAGAGGAACTGGTTCCTGTGCGAAGCGGATACGGACATGGCAGAATTGCGCAGAAACACGTCACCTTCAG CTGTGGAGACGTACGCCGAGGTGTCGGTGGAGCTTCGCCTCAGAGCCGCAGAGACCCTCAATCTCACCTTCTACGAAGGCACCGATCGCGGCTCCCTACACCTCCACCCAcccggggaggaggaagaggaggaggacgaggaggggagggacgaGCGAGGGCCGTGGACGGCGTTTTACTGTTGCCTCCCGCtcccgcccgccgccgccgagtcGGCCAATCCGAGACGCTGTCTCCTTCGGCTCGCCAACAGAACGGCTGCGACGGCAACAGTGCAGGAGAAGCCGGCGTGGAAGGTCACACAGAGAG GTGAGTGGAGCTGGGTGTTCTGGCTGGCTCTGCTGTGCGTGGTCATTCTGACGATCGTCACAATCGTGCTCGGACAAATCTACTGGAGGAGGCGCTCCTGCA AAGGGCACGCACCCGGCGACTTGAGCCCTCTTGCTTACACTGTCAATGGCCAGCAGGTGAACG ATGCTGGGAGGCACATGGAGATCATCGCTCCCAAAG GGATGATCTTTCACTCTTACGGATCCCGACCTCGAGCAG GACTTTCCCCGATTGAAGAAGTTGCCTCTCAAG
- the LOC120825619 gene encoding uncharacterized protein LOC120825619 isoform X1: MIRATLTKLLILVILAVIICLPEFFTLDRVPKVNFLCVPYRPCERGARRLENGAKWKSGDAEVRRKDCEPASSNTWERDCTQEDPEPDPGRGGEDPERNWFLCEADTDMAELRRNTSPSAVETYAEVSVELRLRAAETLNLTFYEGTDRGSLHLHPPGEEEEEEDEEGRDERGPWTAFYCCLPLPPAAAESANPRRCLLRLANRTAATATVQEKPAWKVTQRVHSGFISFPSALLLLTATGGEWSWVFWLALLCVVILTIVTIVLGQIYWRRRSCKGHAPGDLSPLAYTVNGQQVNDAGRHMEIIAPKGMIFHSYGSRPRAGLSPIEEVASQDDIETLLDGNDDHCYTANLHHRAHPFASPMEEQTC, from the exons ATGATAAGAGCAACTCTGACTAAACTCCTCATCCTCGTGATCCTCGCCGTCATCATCTGCCTGCCAGAATTCTTCACACTGGACAGAG TGCCAAAGGTGAACTTCCTCTGCGTGCCCTACCGGCCCTGTGAACGAGGGGCTCGGCGCCTGGAGAACGGGGCAAAATGGAAAAGTGGCGACGCTGAAGTCCGGAGGAAGGACTGTGAGCCTGCGTCGAGTAACACGTGGGAGCGGGACTGCACACAGGAGGATCCTGAGCCGGACCCCGGGAGGGGCGGCGAAGACCCGGAGAGGAACTGGTTCCTGTGCGAAGCGGATACGGACATGGCAGAATTGCGCAGAAACACGTCACCTTCAG CTGTGGAGACGTACGCCGAGGTGTCGGTGGAGCTTCGCCTCAGAGCCGCAGAGACCCTCAATCTCACCTTCTACGAAGGCACCGATCGCGGCTCCCTACACCTCCACCCAcccggggaggaggaagaggaggaggacgaggaggggagggacgaGCGAGGGCCGTGGACGGCGTTTTACTGTTGCCTCCCGCtcccgcccgccgccgccgagtcGGCCAATCCGAGACGCTGTCTCCTTCGGCTCGCCAACAGAACGGCTGCGACGGCAACAGTGCAGGAGAAGCCGGCGTGGAAGGTCACACAGAGAG TCCACAGCGGATTCATTTCGTTTCCCTCAGCTCTTCTTCTCTTGACTGCAACCGGAG GTGAGTGGAGCTGGGTGTTCTGGCTGGCTCTGCTGTGCGTGGTCATTCTGACGATCGTCACAATCGTGCTCGGACAAATCTACTGGAGGAGGCGCTCCTGCA AAGGGCACGCACCCGGCGACTTGAGCCCTCTTGCTTACACTGTCAATGGCCAGCAGGTGAACG ATGCTGGGAGGCACATGGAGATCATCGCTCCCAAAG GGATGATCTTTCACTCTTACGGATCCCGACCTCGAGCAG GACTTTCCCCGATTGAAGAAGTTGCCTCTCAAG
- the LOC120825619 gene encoding uncharacterized protein LOC120825619 isoform X4, with amino-acid sequence MIRATLTKLLILVILAVIICLPEFFTLDRVPKVNFLCVPYRPCERGARRLENGAKWKSGDAEVRRKDCEPASSNTWERDCTQEDPEPDPGRGGEDPERNWFLCEADTDMAELRRNTSPSAVETYAEVSVELRLRAAETLNLTFYEGTDRGSLHLHPPGEEEEEEDEEGRDERGPWTAFYCCLPLPPAAAESANPRRCLLRLANRTAATATVQEKPAWKVTQRGEWSWVFWLALLCVVILTIVTIVLGQIYWRRRSCRHAPGDLSPLAYTVNGQQVNDAGRHMEIIAPKGMIFHSYGSRPRAGLSPIEEVASQDDIETLLDGNDDHCYTANLHHRAHPFASPMEEQTC; translated from the exons ATGATAAGAGCAACTCTGACTAAACTCCTCATCCTCGTGATCCTCGCCGTCATCATCTGCCTGCCAGAATTCTTCACACTGGACAGAG TGCCAAAGGTGAACTTCCTCTGCGTGCCCTACCGGCCCTGTGAACGAGGGGCTCGGCGCCTGGAGAACGGGGCAAAATGGAAAAGTGGCGACGCTGAAGTCCGGAGGAAGGACTGTGAGCCTGCGTCGAGTAACACGTGGGAGCGGGACTGCACACAGGAGGATCCTGAGCCGGACCCCGGGAGGGGCGGCGAAGACCCGGAGAGGAACTGGTTCCTGTGCGAAGCGGATACGGACATGGCAGAATTGCGCAGAAACACGTCACCTTCAG CTGTGGAGACGTACGCCGAGGTGTCGGTGGAGCTTCGCCTCAGAGCCGCAGAGACCCTCAATCTCACCTTCTACGAAGGCACCGATCGCGGCTCCCTACACCTCCACCCAcccggggaggaggaagaggaggaggacgaggaggggagggacgaGCGAGGGCCGTGGACGGCGTTTTACTGTTGCCTCCCGCtcccgcccgccgccgccgagtcGGCCAATCCGAGACGCTGTCTCCTTCGGCTCGCCAACAGAACGGCTGCGACGGCAACAGTGCAGGAGAAGCCGGCGTGGAAGGTCACACAGAGAG GTGAGTGGAGCTGGGTGTTCTGGCTGGCTCTGCTGTGCGTGGTCATTCTGACGATCGTCACAATCGTGCTCGGACAAATCTACTGGAGGAGGCGCTCCTGCA GGCACGCACCCGGCGACTTGAGCCCTCTTGCTTACACTGTCAATGGCCAGCAGGTGAACG ATGCTGGGAGGCACATGGAGATCATCGCTCCCAAAG GGATGATCTTTCACTCTTACGGATCCCGACCTCGAGCAG GACTTTCCCCGATTGAAGAAGTTGCCTCTCAAG
- the LOC120825619 gene encoding uncharacterized protein LOC120825619 isoform X5, protein MIRATLTKLLILVILAVIICLPEFFTLDRVPKVNFLCVPYRPCERGARRLENGAKWKSGDAEVRRKDCEPASSNTWERDCTQEDPEPDPGRGGEDPERNWFLCEADTDMAELRRNTSPSAVETYAEVSVELRLRAAETLNLTFYEGTDRGSLHLHPPGEEEEEEDEEGRDERGPWTAFYCCLPLPPAAAESANPRRCLLRLANRTAATATVQEKPAWKVTQRGRCQDERGLVVPRAVSEGGNLPVFIWGRISFEPVFSLSPQRIHFVSLSSSSLDCNRRSVPLFPHDPRVTVSGAGCSGWLCCAWSF, encoded by the exons ATGATAAGAGCAACTCTGACTAAACTCCTCATCCTCGTGATCCTCGCCGTCATCATCTGCCTGCCAGAATTCTTCACACTGGACAGAG TGCCAAAGGTGAACTTCCTCTGCGTGCCCTACCGGCCCTGTGAACGAGGGGCTCGGCGCCTGGAGAACGGGGCAAAATGGAAAAGTGGCGACGCTGAAGTCCGGAGGAAGGACTGTGAGCCTGCGTCGAGTAACACGTGGGAGCGGGACTGCACACAGGAGGATCCTGAGCCGGACCCCGGGAGGGGCGGCGAAGACCCGGAGAGGAACTGGTTCCTGTGCGAAGCGGATACGGACATGGCAGAATTGCGCAGAAACACGTCACCTTCAG CTGTGGAGACGTACGCCGAGGTGTCGGTGGAGCTTCGCCTCAGAGCCGCAGAGACCCTCAATCTCACCTTCTACGAAGGCACCGATCGCGGCTCCCTACACCTCCACCCAcccggggaggaggaagaggaggaggacgaggaggggagggacgaGCGAGGGCCGTGGACGGCGTTTTACTGTTGCCTCCCGCtcccgcccgccgccgccgagtcGGCCAATCCGAGACGCTGTCTCCTTCGGCTCGCCAACAGAACGGCTGCGACGGCAACAGTGCAGGAGAAGCCGGCGTGGAAGGTCACACAGAGAGGTCGGTGTCAGGATGAGAGAGGGCTGGTTGTTCCCCGGGCGGTCAGCGAGGGAGGAAACCTGCCTGTTTTCATTTGGGGTCGAATCTCATTCGAACCCGTCTTCTCTCTTAGTCCACAGCGGATTCATTTCGTTTCCCTCAGCTCTTCTTCTCTTGACTGCAACCGGAGGTCTGTGCCTTTGTTTCCACATGATCCCAGAGTAACA GTGAGTGGAGCTGGGTGTTCTGGCTGGCTCTGCTGTGCGTGGTCATTCTGA